TTTGAAGATTTTGAGGATAAGTTCTATTGAAATCCAGGTACCAGGGCGAAAGGACAGGCATATTTCCACTAGCTGTAGGGTTTGCATTTGATAGCGCAATTTTTACATTCTTCCAATTCTCTCCTGTATTTTGTTGCACACGTGCTTTGTACATCAACTCTACTGGACTCTTAACATCTTTGGCTCTTAAATCATAGACAGGAAACCAACTTGCGTGAGCTACCATATAAGAACAGACCAAATCAACTATTTGCGCACTTTTACTGTCCACAGCCACAACAATTTCTCCACGAGCAGATTGGTCATTATTCCATTGGGCAAGTTGCAGATTAAACTTATCTAGTTTTTTCTGAAGTTTCTGTAAGCGACTTTTAATGGTTAATTTTTCTAGCCTAATTGCTTTCATCCGCTGCCGGTAATAATTGCTTATTTCTTTTAGATTATTCAACGAAAGGCCATTATCTGTCCCTGCGATCTCGTTATTCTTTTTCAGAAATTCCAATTCTTCATCCAATACCTCCTGTAAAGCTTTTTCCATATTAATACTATCTTCAATAGCATATACGCTATCCTGAAGCGTGTTCTTCGCTTCTTCTCCCAGATAATTCAACCGATGATTAACTGAGAGTACCAGTAAATTGCTTGTAGTTTTGACTTGAATACTTTGGGGATTGATATATGGAGAAAGGCCCTGAATTACAATAGTTGATTTTCCGGCACTAAGTTTAGTCTGGGCACTGCGATATACCTGGGCTCCCTGTAAGAATACTTTTACCGAGTCTACTTTTGAGTTTAGCTTAGATAGAGGAGTGTTTTGAGCTACAAGATTTAGATTTAAAACAATACATTGGATTAATAATAGCAGAAGCCTGATCATATTTTTTACATATTTATTCTTTGTATAATTACAATAATTATACAAATCCACAAAAAGAAAACTTAGTCCATAAACTTTTCTATTCGTAAGTTTGAATTTTTAATTTGAATCTATGAACACAAGCACATTTTTTCCAGCGGAGTGGCATCCGCAAAGTGCCATACAGCTTACCTGGCCACACGCAGGCACCGATTGGTTTGCTTCACTCCATGAGGTGCTGGAATGCTACGTAGAAATTGCCAGAAATATTGCTGAAAGGCAAAAGCTACTTATTATCTGCCATGAGCCCGAAGAAGTAAAAACACAGCTCAAAGGTTGTAATTTAGATAACATCAGGCTACATAAACTACCCACAAACGATACCTGGGCGCGGGATCATGGAGGCATTACCCTCATAGAAAACGGAGAGCCTGTTCTTCTGGATTTTCGGTTCAACGGCTGGGGCCTTAAGTTTGCAGCTAACCACGACAACCTTCTGACCCGTCGTATGTACCTGGATGGCCTATTTAACAAATCGGTACATTACCGTAACTGTCAGCACATGGTGTTGGAAGGCGGGGCGCTAGAGTCAGATGGTGAAGGTACTCTGCTTACTACTGTAGACTGCCTTATGGCCCCTAACCGTAACGATCACCTAAACAAAGAGGATATAGAAGAGGAGCTCAAAAAGATATTTAAGCTAAAACGTATTCTCTGGCTCCACTATGGCTACCTGGAAGGGGATGATACGGATAGCCATGTAGATACGCTGGCTCGCTTTTGTGACCCACAGACTATTGCCTATGTGCAATGCCAGGATCGTGATGATCCGCATTTTGAAGCTTTGCAGAAAATGGAGCAGGAACTGTTAAAATTCCGCACGATAGACGAGGAGTCTTATCGTTTAGTTCCTCTGCCCATGGCCGATATTGCCTTGGACGAAGATGGGCATCGCCTGCCTGCTACCTATGCTAACTTTCTGATTATCAATGGAGCAGTTCTGTTGCCATTTTACGCAAATGAAGTGAAAAATCAGCAGGCCAAAGCGGCACTAGAAAGCGCTTTTCCTCAGCATGAAATTATAGGTATCAATTGCGAACCTTTAATTCAACAGCACGGTTCTTTGCATTGCATCACCATGCAGTACCCTGTAGGAGTGATTGCTGAAGAAAATAAATAACATAATGAGCAAAACTATAAAAGTAGGACTTGTACAGCAGTCTAACCAGGCTAAGGTAGAAGCCAATATTGAAAAACTGATCCAGAACATAGAAAGCTGTGCCCGGGAAGGCGCTCAGTTGGTTGTGTTGCAGGAGCTACATAATAGCCTGTACTTCTGCCAGACAGAGGATACTGATGTTTTTGATCTTGCGGAAACTATCCCTGGCCCTTCTACTGAGCGTTTTGGAGAACTGGCCCGTAGG
This window of the Porifericola rhodea genome carries:
- a CDS encoding agmatine deiminase family protein; translation: MNTSTFFPAEWHPQSAIQLTWPHAGTDWFASLHEVLECYVEIARNIAERQKLLIICHEPEEVKTQLKGCNLDNIRLHKLPTNDTWARDHGGITLIENGEPVLLDFRFNGWGLKFAANHDNLLTRRMYLDGLFNKSVHYRNCQHMVLEGGALESDGEGTLLTTVDCLMAPNRNDHLNKEDIEEELKKIFKLKRILWLHYGYLEGDDTDSHVDTLARFCDPQTIAYVQCQDRDDPHFEALQKMEQELLKFRTIDEESYRLVPLPMADIALDEDGHRLPATYANFLIINGAVLLPFYANEVKNQQAKAALESAFPQHEIIGINCEPLIQQHGSLHCITMQYPVGVIAEENK